From Chloroflexota bacterium, the proteins below share one genomic window:
- a CDS encoding GAF domain-containing protein — MFTLQRAGRWGEMSSKEMPIQPSGISGLDITRRDLVDCIEDDLLVIDSEYRIRFANAAICGRLGKAAESLAGQLCYEVLHERDRPCSPPLWDCPLERVLQNACLSRTIHPTRLYGEDRYLKITLYPLRDSHGSVEAAVELRKDVTSERALETQILRRHHQLLALSHISSAVSGERDLDTILKIALDNVLEIINGTIGGILLLDEDTNTLSYRVQRGLSAKFVESVKLSLGEGIAGRVAQSGQPTLSEDLSKDPRTANPDLASAEGLRAFVSIPLKAKDKVVGVMNVASHLRGRFGADDLALLNSIADYLGTAIEQAKLYEGLARAGERYRRLLQHALTAQEDERKRIARELHDETSQALTSITLTLQAMISMAEMKNIGDTEFIERLRKAHSYAVHASNEIVKLMKELRPSLLDELGLPAAINRYAKNTLEPQGINVSAEFKGMEQRLPQQVEVALFRIAQGAIGNILEHSEARNASIKLDCDANQCVLRIEDDGKGFDISKITRVDPRGRGAGLFTMKERVKLIGGNCRIDSQPGQGTKVTVKTPLVKDFVDEEDKGLNSG; from the coding sequence ATGTTTACATTACAACGCGCAGGGAGGTGGGGAGAAATGAGCAGTAAGGAAATGCCAATTCAGCCATCCGGAATATCAGGTTTGGACATAACACGGCGGGACCTGGTGGATTGTATTGAAGATGATCTTTTAGTCATCGATAGTGAGTACCGGATCAGGTTCGCTAATGCAGCTATATGTGGGAGACTTGGGAAGGCGGCAGAGTCACTTGCCGGACAGCTTTGCTACGAGGTCTTACACGAGAGAGACAGACCGTGTAGCCCACCTCTCTGGGATTGCCCGCTAGAAAGAGTCCTGCAAAACGCCTGCCTTTCCAGGACTATTCACCCTACCCGCCTCTACGGAGAGGACAGGTATCTCAAGATTACGTTGTATCCGCTTCGGGATAGCCACGGTAGTGTCGAAGCAGCGGTCGAACTCAGAAAAGACGTTACCTCAGAAAGAGCGCTGGAGACACAAATCCTCCGGCGACATCATCAGCTCTTGGCGCTGAGCCACATTTCCAGTGCAGTGAGCGGCGAGCGAGATTTAGACACCATACTGAAGATCGCTTTGGACAATGTGCTGGAGATCATTAATGGCACCATCGGTGGGATTCTGCTTCTAGACGAAGATACCAATACTCTGAGCTACCGCGTGCAACGTGGCCTGTCAGCCAAATTCGTCGAAAGTGTAAAGCTCTCGCTAGGTGAAGGGATAGCTGGAAGAGTAGCCCAAAGTGGTCAGCCTACCCTGTCGGAAGACCTCTCCAAAGATCCGCGTACTGCTAACCCAGACCTGGCCAGCGCAGAGGGCCTCAGGGCATTCGTTAGCATTCCCCTGAAGGCTAAGGACAAGGTGGTAGGTGTGATGAATGTTGCCAGTCATTTGCGTGGGCGGTTTGGCGCAGATGATCTTGCTCTTCTCAATTCCATCGCGGACTATCTCGGCACGGCAATTGAACAGGCCAAGCTCTACGAAGGACTGGCCAGGGCAGGAGAGCGGTATCGAAGGCTTCTGCAGCATGCTCTGACTGCCCAGGAAGACGAACGGAAGCGAATTGCTCGGGAACTGCATGACGAGACCAGCCAAGCGCTCACCAGTATCACTCTCACCTTACAGGCCATGATAAGCATGGCAGAGATGAAAAATATCGGTGACACTGAGTTCATAGAGAGGCTACGGAAAGCGCACTCGTACGCCGTTCATGCCAGCAATGAGATTGTGAAACTGATGAAGGAGTTGCGTCCCAGTCTGCTCGATGAGCTTGGGTTGCCGGCGGCGATCAACCGGTATGCCAAGAATACCCTGGAACCCCAGGGCATCAATGTATCTGCAGAATTCAAAGGCATGGAGCAGCGCTTACCTCAACAAGTGGAAGTAGCGCTTTTCCGCATCGCTCAGGGGGCCATAGGCAACATCCTGGAGCACTCGGAGGCGCGGAATGCTTCTATCAAGCTCGACTGCGACGCAAATCAGTGCGTACTGCGAATTGAGGACGACGGCAAGGGTTTTGATATTAGCAAGATCACGCGAGTAGACCCCAGGGGCCGTGGTGCTGGCTTGTTCACTATGAAGGAGAGGGTGAAGCTGATAGGTGGCAACTGCCGCATTGACTCCCAACCGGGGCAAGGTACCAAGGTTACTGTCAAAACACCACTGGTTAAGGACTTCGTGGATGAGGAAGATAAAGGTCTTAATAGCGGATGA
- a CDS encoding response regulator transcription factor, translating into MRKIKVLIADDHALVRDGIRALLALVSDVEVVGEAANGIEALEKVRELAPDVVLMDLAMPVLGGLEATRRIRREFPGTKVLALTQYEDSESVVPIIEAGACGFVTKVAAFSELASAIQAAYRGDSFLSPSAAAVLVEEYQQKASTGRREDPYDRLTDREREVLKLIVEGYTAREIGDRLVISPKTVESYKTSLMNKLNIHNKTDLIKYALRKRLITL; encoded by the coding sequence ATGAGGAAGATAAAGGTCTTAATAGCGGATGACCACGCCTTGGTGCGTGATGGAATTCGGGCATTGCTAGCGCTCGTCAGCGATGTAGAGGTAGTCGGTGAGGCGGCCAATGGGATAGAAGCCCTGGAGAAAGTCAGGGAGTTGGCACCGGACGTGGTGCTCATGGATCTAGCGATGCCTGTCTTAGGCGGTCTTGAGGCCACCCGCAGGATACGCCGTGAGTTCCCGGGGACAAAGGTGCTGGCACTGACCCAATATGAAGATAGCGAGAGTGTTGTCCCCATCATCGAAGCCGGGGCCTGTGGTTTCGTTACTAAGGTGGCTGCCTTTTCTGAGCTTGCTTCAGCTATTCAAGCTGCCTATAGGGGTGATTCCTTCCTATCTCCCTCAGCAGCAGCCGTTCTTGTGGAGGAATACCAGCAGAAAGCTAGCACAGGACGTCGAGAAGACCCCTACGACAGATTGACAGATAGAGAAAGGGAAGTGCTCAAGTTGATTGTCGAGGGATATACCGCTCGGGAAATAGGCGATCGCTTGGTCATCAGCCCCAAGACTGTGGAATCGTACAAGACTAGCCTGATGAACAAGCTCAACATCCACAACAAGACGGATCTCATCAAGTATGCCCTGCGGAAGCGGCTCATAACCCTGTGA
- a CDS encoding amidase gives MARHDEFAFMDAIAQAELVRHKKVTPIELVDAAIERIERLNPALNAVVTRMYEQARAAAMSTLPAGPFTGVPFLLKDLIVCCRGTRSTWGSAFLRDFVPDRDSELVVRLKRAGLVILGMTNTPEFGLRPTTEPRLFGPCHNPWDTARSPGGSSGGSAAAVAAGLVPMAHGNDAGGSIRIPASCCGVFGMKPTRGRNPLDPDHVHMLGALLVEHAITRSVRDSAALLDATAGADIGDPYWAPPPKRPFLQEVGAAPGKLNIAFTTAVPPFSYPDSGSISVHADCVTAVCDAVQLCEELGHHLEEAMPAVDGEQVASAAGNVLLAGTASAIDRFASLTGRTVTPEQFEPLNRTLYEIGRTQSLSDFLSSLAVLQRASRNIDRFFSKYDVWLTPTLTTLPMPLGAFDSASEDPWQAIVRQGECASFTGVANFTGRPAMSVPLFWNRENLPVGTQFVGRYGDEATLFRLAAQLEQARPWASRRPAISA, from the coding sequence ATGGCACGGCACGACGAGTTTGCTTTTATGGATGCTATTGCTCAGGCTGAGCTGGTGCGCCACAAGAAGGTGACGCCTATCGAACTGGTGGACGCAGCCATTGAGCGCATCGAACGATTGAACCCTGCTCTCAACGCCGTGGTCACGCGGATGTACGAACAGGCACGCGCAGCAGCCATGAGCACTTTGCCTGCTGGACCGTTTACTGGTGTGCCATTTCTGCTCAAGGATCTGATTGTCTGCTGCCGTGGCACGCGGTCGACCTGGGGATCGGCATTTCTACGAGATTTTGTGCCTGACCGTGACAGTGAACTTGTGGTGCGTTTGAAGCGCGCTGGCCTGGTCATCCTGGGGATGACCAACACACCGGAGTTTGGTCTTCGCCCCACCACCGAGCCTCGTTTGTTTGGCCCGTGCCATAACCCCTGGGATACTGCCCGGAGCCCAGGCGGTTCCAGTGGTGGTTCCGCGGCTGCTGTGGCTGCCGGCCTGGTCCCCATGGCACATGGCAACGATGCCGGTGGATCAATCCGGATTCCAGCCTCGTGCTGTGGTGTTTTTGGTATGAAGCCCACTCGAGGCCGCAACCCTCTCGACCCTGACCACGTCCACATGTTAGGCGCACTTTTGGTTGAGCATGCCATTACCCGCTCAGTGAGGGACAGCGCGGCCCTGCTGGACGCTACGGCTGGTGCTGACATAGGCGATCCATACTGGGCACCGCCACCAAAGCGCCCCTTTCTGCAGGAGGTGGGTGCCGCCCCCGGGAAGTTGAACATCGCCTTCACTACTGCGGTGCCTCCCTTTTCTTATCCAGACTCTGGCAGCATCTCAGTGCATGCCGACTGCGTTACTGCGGTGTGCGATGCGGTTCAGTTGTGCGAAGAACTGGGTCACCACTTAGAAGAGGCAATGCCTGCTGTAGATGGCGAGCAGGTGGCTAGCGCGGCTGGGAATGTGCTCCTTGCTGGAACTGCCTCGGCCATTGACCGCTTCGCTTCCCTAACCGGCCGTACCGTCACCCCCGAACAATTCGAACCGCTCAACCGGACGTTGTACGAGATAGGACGAACCCAAAGCCTATCAGACTTCTTATCCTCACTAGCGGTGCTACAGAGGGCGTCTCGTAACATCGACCGTTTCTTTTCCAAGTATGATGTGTGGCTTACGCCCACATTGACTACGCTGCCGATGCCTCTAGGTGCCTTTGACTCAGCATCAGAGGACCCGTGGCAGGCCATTGTGCGTCAGGGCGAGTGTGCATCGTTCACAGGGGTAGCTAACTTCACCGGGCGGCCCGCTATGTCCGTGCCCCTTTTCTGGAACAGGGAAAACCTGCCTGTGGGAACTCAGTTTGTCGGGCGCTACGGCGATGAGGCAACGCTCTTTCGCCTGGCAGCACAGCTTGAGCAAGCTCGGCCATGGGCGAGCCGACGCCCGGCTATATCAGCATGA
- the def gene encoding peptide deformylase, with protein MATLPLRHAPDPLLRQKAKRVKAIDSKIERLIDDMLETMHAVGGLGLAAPQVGVSLRLAVMAPPDEEPVVLINPEMVKKSGERVVSEACLSVPGYRGEIRRSASVTVKARDRHWKEIRVKATGLMAQCLEHEIDHLNGILYVDHLESQDKLERVPPEGEEEQGL; from the coding sequence GTGGCTACCCTGCCTCTTAGGCATGCTCCTGACCCGCTCTTGCGGCAGAAAGCGAAACGAGTTAAAGCCATCGATTCTAAAATAGAGAGGTTGATTGACGACATGCTGGAGACCATGCACGCTGTCGGTGGACTGGGATTGGCTGCCCCCCAGGTTGGTGTCTCGCTTCGACTAGCCGTAATGGCCCCACCTGATGAGGAGCCTGTAGTGCTGATCAATCCTGAGATGGTAAAGAAATCAGGGGAGCGGGTGGTGAGTGAAGCGTGCCTCAGTGTACCGGGATACAGAGGAGAGATCAGGCGCTCGGCCTCAGTTACTGTAAAAGCCCGTGATCGCCACTGGAAGGAAATACGCGTGAAGGCCACTGGACTGATGGCCCAGTGTCTGGAACACGAGATAGACCACCTTAACGGCATCTTGTATGTCGACCACCTGGAGAGCCAGGACAAGCTGGAGCGCGTCCCGCCTGAAGGAGAAGAAGAGCAAGGCCTGTGA
- a CDS encoding HD domain-containing protein: protein MKLSLRQEEVSILIRVRDFLTQEKIDSYLVGGYIRDSLLDRPTRDIDIAVTTSALEAAKKVAAVLNGRYVLLDEANEIARVVLLEDDSVQGRWHLDFSTIREGIEENLSHRDFTIDALAIDLRELETASAACLIDPFQGQKDLKEGIIRAVSEAAFEDDPARLLRAVRLAAEYGLAIEQWTEALIQSQAQLISQVAGERVREELCRLLSVQNAAPYLYYLDRLGLLTAIVPELTATKGVEQPREHYWDVFQHSIETVAALERLLQSEDTAQKDAILSMVPHIPRLSQHFQQEVSHGVSRAVLAKIAALLHDVAKPQTKSTEPNGRARFLGHTKQGAAMAGDILQRLRFSNREMRTVQKIIESHLRLWQMGGEGKPTHRAIYRFFRDTEDASIDILFLTLADFLAAQGPHLDMSEWQQHCQMIEYIWSEHEQEEARIIPQKLIDGHDLIDILRLEPSPVIGQLLEAIREAQGIGEITTREEAIAFARRQLDQCKTSEKVV from the coding sequence ATGAAGCTTTCCTTGAGACAGGAAGAAGTCTCAATCTTGATTCGAGTGAGGGACTTTCTAACCCAGGAGAAAATAGATAGCTATCTCGTCGGAGGATACATCCGCGACTCTCTGCTGGATCGCCCTACCAGAGATATTGACATCGCCGTGACCACCTCAGCTTTGGAAGCAGCCAAAAAGGTGGCCGCTGTGCTAAACGGCAGATACGTGCTTCTGGACGAGGCCAACGAAATAGCCAGGGTGGTCCTGCTCGAAGACGACTCAGTTCAAGGCCGGTGGCATCTGGATTTCTCCACGATACGAGAAGGCATCGAGGAAAATCTATCGCATCGTGACTTCACCATAGATGCCCTGGCAATAGACCTGAGAGAGCTGGAGACAGCTTCCGCTGCTTGCCTCATTGATCCCTTCCAGGGTCAGAAGGACCTGAAGGAAGGTATTATTAGAGCCGTAAGCGAAGCTGCTTTTGAGGACGACCCGGCTCGCCTGCTGCGCGCGGTGCGGCTGGCGGCCGAATACGGCCTTGCTATCGAGCAATGGACTGAAGCCTTGATTCAATCGCAGGCACAGCTTATATCCCAGGTAGCCGGAGAGCGGGTTCGAGAGGAGCTATGCCGTCTGCTTTCGGTCCAGAATGCTGCGCCTTACCTGTACTACCTTGATCGCTTGGGCCTTCTGACGGCCATCGTTCCTGAGCTGACCGCAACCAAGGGGGTAGAGCAGCCCCGAGAACACTACTGGGATGTGTTCCAGCATTCGATAGAGACAGTGGCCGCCCTTGAGCGTCTATTGCAAAGCGAAGACACAGCCCAGAAAGACGCCATCCTCAGTATGGTGCCGCATATTCCGCGCCTGAGTCAACATTTTCAACAAGAGGTTAGTCATGGCGTCAGCCGGGCCGTCTTGGCAAAAATAGCTGCTCTCCTACACGATGTAGCCAAGCCCCAAACAAAAAGCACCGAGCCAAACGGCAGGGCCCGCTTCTTAGGGCATACCAAGCAAGGGGCCGCCATGGCTGGGGATATCCTACAGCGACTGAGATTCAGCAACAGAGAGATGAGGACAGTGCAGAAGATCATAGAATCGCATCTTCGGCTGTGGCAGATGGGTGGTGAAGGTAAACCTACTCACCGGGCCATCTACCGCTTCTTCCGCGATACTGAGGACGCCAGCATTGATATACTGTTCCTCACTCTGGCCGATTTTCTGGCAGCTCAGGGCCCACACCTTGATATGTCAGAGTGGCAGCAGCATTGCCAGATGATAGAATACATCTGGTCGGAGCATGAGCAAGAAGAAGCAAGAATAATCCCCCAGAAGTTGATTGACGGCCACGATCTGATTGACATCTTGCGTCTTGAGCCCAGCCCAGTTATTGGCCAGCTTCTGGAGGCAATCCGCGAAGCACAGGGAATAGGCGAGATCACCACCAGAGAGGAAGCTATAGCCTTTGCTCGGAGGCAGCTCGACCAGTGTAAAACGAGTGAAAAGGTGGTATGA
- the secD gene encoding protein translocase subunit SecD gives MMRPRPQKKREKIAVNKWVLALIFALLVVSIWLLSPSGSSALDRKKENLGLRLGLDLKGGTYIVYQAEFPEGTENKDEAFDATVDLIERRIDEYGVFEPVIQKQEGYRLAVQLPGVTDIEKAEDYIFKPGWLEFRQVEMKGTSTVSLDDYIKDTERTSFFDTSDATLQDANRVFVGKNGEPIVFLKKGAQGLEYVDKNGTAVDPGELDKTALSWMPAVGTVKVDDTDVVKALNGNQHLKNASLQFEYGQFGDITGYAVGIKWNAEGTDLFGQITKRLRDRGSYGSDQRALGILLDNVLISSPQVYPAGMTGDYGDEASITGNFTHSEAKKLASKLNSAFPVSLKLSYGPEVISATLGKDFIDRSVLAGVIGLAVVALFMILYYKLAGVVASLALVIYTILVLAIYKAVGVTMSLAGVAGFIVSLGMAIDANVLIFERLKEELRAGRTVRAAIDTGFNRAWPAIRDSNVTTFIACGILYWFGGSVVASTAVRGFATTLFFGVAVSLFTALVVTRTFLIFFTGPGAEKKLSRFGVEAKDV, from the coding sequence ATGATGCGGCCCAGGCCACAAAAGAAAAGGGAGAAGATAGCGGTCAACAAGTGGGTGCTGGCATTGATCTTTGCCTTGCTGGTGGTATCTATCTGGCTGCTCAGTCCCAGTGGCAGCAGTGCCCTCGACAGGAAGAAGGAGAACCTGGGACTGCGTCTGGGATTGGATCTTAAAGGCGGGACGTATATTGTTTATCAGGCTGAGTTTCCAGAGGGCACAGAAAACAAAGACGAAGCGTTTGATGCGACCGTGGATTTGATTGAAAGGCGTATTGACGAATACGGGGTTTTTGAGCCAGTCATCCAGAAACAGGAAGGTTACCGCCTTGCAGTACAGTTGCCCGGCGTGACCGACATCGAAAAAGCCGAGGACTACATATTCAAACCGGGCTGGCTTGAGTTCAGACAGGTGGAGATGAAGGGCACCAGCACGGTGTCTTTAGACGACTACATCAAAGACACCGAGCGTACTAGCTTCTTTGACACCAGTGACGCCACACTGCAGGATGCTAACCGCGTATTTGTTGGCAAGAACGGCGAGCCAATTGTATTCTTGAAGAAGGGTGCCCAGGGTCTGGAGTATGTGGACAAGAACGGCACCGCGGTAGATCCAGGGGAACTGGACAAGACAGCGCTTTCCTGGATGCCGGCCGTCGGAACAGTCAAGGTCGACGATACCGATGTGGTCAAGGCCCTCAACGGCAACCAGCATCTGAAGAACGCTAGTCTGCAATTCGAATACGGCCAATTTGGTGATATTACTGGGTACGCGGTCGGAATTAAATGGAATGCGGAAGGCACAGACCTATTCGGCCAGATTACTAAACGCCTTCGCGATAGAGGGAGTTACGGTTCCGATCAGAGAGCGCTCGGCATCCTCCTGGACAATGTGCTCATTTCATCTCCTCAAGTATACCCCGCTGGTATGACGGGAGACTACGGGGACGAAGCCAGCATCACCGGAAACTTCACCCACTCTGAGGCAAAGAAGCTGGCATCTAAGCTGAACTCAGCGTTCCCTGTGTCTCTCAAACTAAGCTATGGGCCTGAAGTCATATCTGCTACCCTGGGAAAGGATTTCATCGATCGGTCTGTCCTGGCTGGAGTAATCGGGCTGGCGGTGGTGGCGCTGTTCATGATTCTCTACTACAAGCTGGCCGGGGTCGTCGCCAGCCTGGCTTTGGTGATCTACACAATCCTGGTGTTGGCTATTTATAAGGCGGTAGGAGTGACTATGAGCCTGGCTGGGGTAGCTGGCTTCATTGTGTCGCTGGGCATGGCGATAGATGCTAACGTGCTCATCTTCGAGCGGTTGAAGGAGGAACTGCGTGCCGGACGCACCGTCAGGGCGGCCATTGACACCGGGTTCAACCGCGCTTGGCCAGCTATTCGGGATAGCAATGTGACCACCTTCATTGCCTGTGGCATTCTCTACTGGTTCGGCGGCAGCGTCGTGGCCAGTACTGCGGTGAGGGGATTCGCTACCACTCTGTTTTTTGGCGTGGCGGTCAGCCTGTTCACTGCCCTTGTCGTTACTCGAACCTTTCTGATCTTCTTCACCGGTCCAGGGGCAGAAAAGAAGCTAAGCCGGTTTGGAGTGGAAGCAAAAGATGTTTGA
- a CDS encoding protein translocase subunit SecF, translated as MFDFVSKRHWFLLASAILVVIGLISVLVPGGLKLGMDFKGGMSATLVPPVTLVPNEGVTLNDVKEKLTDLGFPQVAEGVQQEAEGQFSVPTVNLDPALSKDDLDMVRNGLAEIGQVNWTLTIGQVKDKLIALGFSRTADKVQQLGASETDRAFLIRTAKLDVAEQQKLKDGLEEIGQLKEFMFVDAIVASKTARNAAIAAGAAMAAMLVYMTWAFRRMPSPVRYGTCAIVALLFNILMVLGIFSFLGRTLDWEIDPMFITAMLAVIGYSINDTIVVLDRVRENVVRLVSPDFGITVNRAITETLTRSLNTAITTVLAVLAVYAFVGGPIEHFLIALLVGIVAGTYSSIFITSELLVVWETRKWRGDAGKLPVAEKTEVERQGTADKPIP; from the coding sequence ATGTTTGACTTTGTAAGCAAGAGACACTGGTTTCTGCTGGCCTCGGCCATACTGGTTGTTATCGGCCTCATCTCGGTGCTGGTCCCCGGTGGGCTGAAGCTGGGGATGGACTTCAAGGGAGGCATGTCTGCCACTCTGGTACCACCGGTAACACTGGTGCCGAATGAGGGGGTAACCCTTAACGATGTGAAGGAGAAGCTAACCGATTTAGGATTTCCTCAAGTTGCCGAAGGGGTTCAGCAAGAAGCGGAAGGGCAGTTCTCTGTTCCCACGGTCAACCTGGACCCGGCCCTGAGCAAGGACGATCTGGATATGGTAAGGAATGGATTGGCGGAAATCGGACAGGTGAACTGGACACTGACCATTGGCCAGGTGAAAGACAAACTAATTGCCCTGGGGTTTAGTCGAACTGCGGATAAGGTTCAGCAGTTAGGAGCATCAGAAACAGACAGGGCATTCCTGATCCGTACCGCAAAGCTGGATGTGGCTGAGCAGCAGAAGCTAAAGGACGGACTAGAGGAAATTGGACAACTGAAAGAATTCATGTTTGTTGATGCCATAGTGGCCTCCAAGACAGCGCGTAATGCGGCTATTGCTGCCGGTGCGGCTATGGCTGCTATGCTGGTCTACATGACCTGGGCCTTCCGCAGGATGCCCAGCCCAGTGCGCTATGGAACCTGCGCCATCGTAGCCCTGCTGTTTAACATTTTGATGGTCCTGGGGATTTTTTCCTTCCTGGGGAGAACTCTGGACTGGGAAATTGACCCCATGTTTATTACGGCCATGCTGGCGGTGATCGGCTATAGTATCAATGATACCATTGTGGTGCTGGATCGCGTTCGGGAGAATGTGGTGAGGCTGGTCAGCCCTGATTTTGGCATCACTGTCAACCGTGCCATCACCGAGACCCTAACCCGTTCATTGAATACTGCCATAACTACAGTCCTGGCGGTGCTGGCTGTTTATGCCTTCGTCGGCGGCCCTATTGAGCACTTTCTCATAGCGCTCTTGGTTGGCATCGTGGCTGGAACCTATAGCTCCATTTTCATCACCAGCGAGTTGCTGGTAGTCTGGGAGACAAGGAAGTGGCGAGGAGATGCTGGCAAATTGCCCGTGGCCGAAAAAACCGAGGTGGAGCGCCAGGGGACAGCAGACAAACCTATCCCTTAA